In Luteolibacter arcticus, the genomic window TGAGTCTTCCGGCGCGCTCGCCATCCCACGGCTCACGGCAGCGCCACCTCAAGCGCCCTCGCGCCCCAGGCTGCAAAACCGAGGCTCTCCAACTGCTCCATCAGCACATCGACCTGGGCCGCGCTCGGATTTCCCAAGGGCAAGCGCGCCGGGCCGACCGGCACGCCGAGTCGCTCCATCAGTGCCTTCGCGGTGCCCAGGAAGCCGGTGGCGGCGATGGCATCCACCATCGCGATCGAGATCGATTGCAAGCGCCGCGCTTCCTCGAAGTCGCCGCGGGCATGCGCGGCGATGAGATTGCGGTAGAGCTCCGGCGCCCAGTTGTAGGTGGAGCCCACCCCGCCCTTCGCGCCGGCGGCCAAGGCCGAGAGTAATGTTTCATCCACGCCCCACGGCAGGTCGAGTCGACCCGCCACCTCGAGCGAGCGGCGATAGGAAACCAGATCCGGATTGGTGAACTTGATCCCCGCCAGCGTGGGAATCCGCGCGGGCGCTTCCACGAGGAAACGCTCCATTGGAAAGCTCACGCCCGTCAACGCGGGGATGTCGTAGTAGTAGAAGGGCGTCATCGGCGCGTCCGCGGCAATGGCAGCACAGCAATCGATCAGCGCGGTGAGACTACCAGGCTTATAGTAGGACGGAGCCAGCGCGCTGATCGCGGAGAAGCCGTGCTTCTCAGCCCGCCGGGCCAGCGCCTTGGCGTCCTCCACGCAATTGCTCCCGACATGCGCGATGACCCGCAGCCCGTGCTCCGGTCCGGCCGTCGCCCACGCATCGTAGAGCGCCAGCCGCTCCG contains:
- a CDS encoding dihydrodipicolinate synthase family protein, translated to MNPQPLHELVVATHSPFHADGSLAPEVVPFQAAFLAANGIRTVFITGSTGESHSLTCAERLALYDAWATAGPEHGLRVIAHVGSNCVEDAKALARRAEKHGFSAISALAPSYYKPGSLTALIDCCAAIAADAPMTPFYYYDIPALTGVSFPMERFLVEAPARIPTLAGIKFTNPDLVSYRRSLEVAGRLDLPWGVDETLLSALAAGAKGGVGSTYNWAPELYRNLIAAHARGDFEEARRLQSISIAMVDAIAATGFLGTAKALMERLGVPVGPARLPLGNPSAAQVDVLMEQLESLGFAAWGARALEVALP